TGTGAGAGCTAGAGGAAAAAATGGTCTAATacaacacccactgaaatcaatgggagtctttccattgacttcagtagtttgACCGAATCCTCTAAGAGTTAAGAATCATGATAACACTTGAAGACACTTTTCTGTCAAATTTTACCCATTTCTCTGCCAAATAATATACTTACACCCTCCATCTATTTGACAAGATGCTGCAATGAAAGGGActattccctctccctcccacataaACTCTTCTAGTTCTCAAAAGCTGCTCAACTGTTCATCCTAAAATTTCAACTCTTGGGAGGGAAGTTCAGCAAAGGTATAAATGACAGAAAAGGGGTTCAAATGGAAATGCTTGGGTAGTGCGTAGACTACAAAAATAAagagtgggtaaaattttcaaaagcatttaatcATGTAGGAGCCTACATCCCATTATTAAAAGTAAGTCTAATTGAAAGTAATggaatttaagctcctaaataggtgcttttgaaaatttttccccGGCCTggcctacacctaaaacttagggcTGGGTTATCTAAAGTTAGGTTGGCTTGGCTTCATGACAATGCATAGGGCATGCAGGCCCAGGTACTGCCTCTCAGAAAGGTGGATTTAATACAGCCACATAAGAACCCCCTTCTATTGCTGTAGTAAGTGCCTATGCTACATCAGTTTTAGGTGGGAAATGATGTTTAaccacccggggggggggggcggagctgcCTACCCCCCAGTGGCTCTTGCTACAGCCCTAGTTGCGTCTACACTGTGCGACCAAGTTAGGCcagcctaacccccagtgtagacacagctaagTCAATCATCCTTGGACGAATTCTTCTGCGGGCTTAGTTGTTGCCTCTGGAGGGGATGGGCTGACTACAGGGATGGCCAGACCCCGTCCCTCGCTGGAGCAAGCACCGACCCTACCGTGCGCTGCTGGGGCCTACCCAGCCCCCACTGCGCAACTTGGCACCTCCACCCGGGTCTGCCATCTGTAGAACTGCATTAGCCCGCCCCATCCTCAGCTACCCCAAGGCGGGCCAGCCCCGTTCACACCATGTCAAAGGGGATCCGGCCTGTTTACACGAGGGTTTAAAACGTGGCAGGCGCTAAAACCCGCTTTGCGAACATCGTCCTCGGGGGACCGGGCCCGCCGGCCATCTGCCAGCCCCGGGGGTcccgcgggggcggggccggggctctGCGGCCCCggcgggaagggaagggaggcgGGGGCAGGAGGCCGGTGAGTGGGGAGCGCGGGGCACTCACGTGGGGGCTGCACATGGCCACAGCCAGGCTGCGGAGCGCGGGCTCCGCCCCCACCCAGAGGAAGAGCGAGTCCCGCAGCCGCATGGCGTGGAAGTGCACGAGCTGCTCCCCCGCGCGCCCGCAGAAATCGTGCAGGGAAATCCCGGCCAGGGGCGCGCCCTCCGGCGCGTGGCGCGGGgaccccgccgccgccgccgcctgctgctgctgctgcagctccatccGCCTCGCGCCCGGCCTCTCGCGCCCGGCCTCGCCTGCCGCTGCCAGGCCAGAGCAAACGATCCCCGAgcgcaggcctggcccttgccgCGCCCAGCGGCGGTGGGCAGGGGGCCAAACCCGGCCCGCGCCACGGGAGGGTAGCtgagctcctcccctcccccgcttcccgcctccctctctgtccctccaggttgttcccagctgccctggcCTTATTCCTGCTCTCagccttcacccccagctcctgtccctgcagcccccccgggCTCCCCCTGAGCTGAAGCTGGGGGTGCTCAGGGCCTCTAAAATGTGGCTGTCCAGCTGCAACCCCTACTTCTCCTTTAGGGCGTCGGCTTTGGTCCAAATCGGAGATGGGCCTTGGGGACTGAGGGTCCCCATATTGTACCCGACCTATGGGGGGGGAGGCGGTGTGGACATGTAAAGGCAGTGCTCCTCAGTCCAAGCCTTGTTACTTCCACATCCATCACGTTCCGGCAGGATCTGGCTAAGGTTTAGGGCCATGCCGCGGGCCCCCGCTCCTGGAGGCACAGGAGCATATCACAAGCTCAGCTTTCTTTTCAGGGTTGTGAAGCGGTGAAACTTGAAAACGTGACCCGTGCAGCTGCTGTCGGCCGCAGTCAGCAGAAATCCTGATGCCATAGCTCAAAAATATGAACTGCCCCATGCATCTCACTGGTATGGGGTAGGAGGTGTTTAAATCCAAGACCCACTGCTCTGGAGAACCCTGTCAATTCTATCCATCATTGGATTTTGTATGTGGTGAGAAGCATGCGGTGGTCCAACTCACCCCCCTTGCTCCCGGGAGACATGCTCGCAGCTCCGGGGGGGCTCATGTTGCCACTCCTGAGATGAGAGGTTGGAAGGAGAAAAGACCTCACAACCACTCCAAGCAGGGGCCAGGCCACTGAAGGCCCCATCTCGTAGTGTGCCTAGGGTCCTGTATTGCCTAAATTTAGTCATCCTCTCAGGATGCTCCTGTAGATTACAGCAAATATACAGCACTCTATCCATAGATCTCAACGCATTTTACAAGGGATAGTAAGCATTATTATACCCACTTTACAGGCAGGGAAAGTGAGGCCTGGAGGGTTTACAGGCTTGCTTTGAAGAGTTGCTACGCCACCACAATTGTATTCTAAGTCAATTGTAGGTGCTCTGCACCTTTGAGAATCAGCTTTTTTTATTCAGGAGCCTTCatatggatttaagagcctaacaagatatccaagtttgaaaatgttatctCTTGTCTTTTATAGACAGATTGTTCTGTACACTACTCTAGGCTAGGAACACACAAAGTTACTATGTACATAGGAAATATTGAAAGGCaaagatgtgttttgtttttatccaaAGGAGAATTGTGAAAGTGTGATTGTGGAAATAATCAAGTAGCCATCACTACACACTCGCTTCAATACAGGAGAAGTAGGATTTGATAGGCTGGGGGAAACCTGccaggtgcggaggagcatgtggattggacagagacatcccttaggagaggatctactaatggagattctctatgtcttAGTAAGGAGGAGAgtatggaagatgataaaatacaggtaggatctgatgagaaacagtcaaatgaaaaaaagtctcattcaattacatcatgtaaagGGAGACagttaaaaagtgacaagtttttaaagtgcataTATACCAaggctagaagtctaaataataagatgggtgaactagaacttctcatattaaatgaggatattgatataataggcatcacagaaacttggtggaacaaggataatcaatgggacacagtaataccagggtacaaaatatatcagaaggacagaacaggccgtgctggtgggggagtggcactatatgtgaaagaaagcatagaatcaaattcagtaaaaatcttaaatgaaccaaactgtaccataaaatctctatggatagtaattccatgctcgaataataagaatataccagtagggatatattaccgaccacctgaccaggatggtgatagtgactgcgaaatgctcagggagattagagaggttattaaaataaaaaactcaaaaataatgggggatttcaacaatccccatattgactgggtacatgtcacctcgggacaggatgcagagataaagtttcttgacaccttaaatgactgcctcttggagcagctagtcctggaacacagaacaggagaggcaattcttgatttagtcctaaatggcgcacaggatctggtccaagaggtaactatagctggactgcttggtaatagtgaccataatataatttaacatccctgtgacggggaaaacaccacagaggTGCAACctgcagcatttaatttcagaaagggaaactacacaaaaatgaggagattagttaaacagaagttaaaaggtacagtaccaaaagtgaaatccctgcaagctgcatggaaactttttaaagacaccataaagAGGCTCAACTtcaatgtataccccaaattaaaaaaacatggtaagagaaccaaaaaagaaccACTGTGggtaaacaacaaagtaagagaagcagtgagaggcaaaaaggcatcctttaaaaagtggaagttaaatcctagtgaggaaaatagaaaggagcataaactctgtcaaatgaagtgtaaaaatataattaggaatgccaaaaaagaatctgaagaacagctagccaaagactcaaaaagtaatagcaaaaaaaatgttttaagtacatcagaagcaggaagcctggtaaacaaccagtggggccaccggtcgattgagatgctaaaggagcactcaaggatgataaggccgttgcagagaaagtaaatgaattctgtgcattggtcttcacggttgagaggatgtgagggagattcccaaacctgagccattctttttaggtgacaaatctgatgaattgtctcagattgaggtgtcattagaggaggttttggaacaaattgataaactaaacagtaataggtcactaggaccagatggtattcacacaagagttctgaaggaactcaaatgtgaaattgcaggactactaaccatagtctgtaacctataatttaaatcagcttctgtaccaaataactggaggatagctaatgtgacgccaattttttaaaggtttcagagtaacagccgtgttagtctgtattcacaaaaagaaaaggagtacttgtggcaccttagagactaaccaatttatttgagcataagctttcgtgagctacagctcacgtcatcggatgcatactgtggaaactgcagaagacattatatacacagagaccatgaaacaatacttcctcccaccccactctcctgctggtaatagcttatctaaaatgatcactctccttacaatgtgtatgataatcaagttgggccatttccaggacaaatccaggttttctcaccctccgcccccccccacacaaactcactctcctgctggtaatagcccatccaaagtgaccactctctttacaatgtgtatgataatcaaggtgggccatttccagcacaaatccaggttttctcaccccccccccttccaaaaaccacacacacaaactcactctcctgctggtaatagcttatccaaagtgaccactctccttaattttttaaaagggctccagaggtgaccccagcaattacaggtcagtaagcctgacttcagtaccgggcaaactgattgaaatgatagtaaagaacagaattttcagatgcatagatgaacataatttgttggggaagagtcaacatggtttttgtaaagggaaattatgcctcaccaatctactagaattctttaaggggatcaacaagcatgtggacaagggggatccagtggctatagcgtatttagattttcagaaagcctttgacaaggtccctcaccaaaggctcttaagcaaagtaagctgtcatgggataagagggaaggtcctctcatggattggtaactggttaaaagatagaaaacaaagggcaaggataaatggtcagttttcaaaatggagagaggtaaatagtggtgtcccccaggggtccatactgggcccagtcctattcaacatattcataaatgatctgaaagaagtgagttggcaaaatttgcagatgatattctactactcaagatagttaaggcagactgcaaagagctacaaaaggatctctcaaaactgggtgattgggcaacaaaatggcagatgaaattcaatgttgataaatgcaaagtaatgtacattggaaaacataatcccaactatacatataaaataatggggtctaaattaacaagaaagagtcattgtgggtagttctctga
The window above is part of the Chelonia mydas isolate rCheMyd1 chromosome 2, rCheMyd1.pri.v2, whole genome shotgun sequence genome. Proteins encoded here:
- the PSMG4 gene encoding proteasome assembly chaperone 4: MELQQQQQAAAAAGSPRHAPEGAPLAGISLHDFCGRAGEQLVHFHAMRLRDSLFLWVGAEPALRSLAVAMCSPHDSIPVSTSLLGDASDTISNSLAQRLARKTKKQIFVSYNLQNTDSSFTLHIENRIKEEMMAFPEKF